One window of Nymphaea colorata isolate Beijing-Zhang1983 chromosome 1, ASM883128v2, whole genome shotgun sequence genomic DNA carries:
- the LOC116246305 gene encoding chlorophyllase-2-like — translation MRKYKTDKVFMEPICPEKVWFLCDSNQREREKGRDMSSSSSPASVAADADRVFERGKHGVAVLDIKPGSISTHSPLPHKPLLVFHPREEGEYPVLLFLHGYLLYNSFYSQLLSHIASHAFIIVAPQLYTFALADCMQEIKNAAMVADWIPAGLQSYLPTYVRPDLNRIGLAGHSRGGKVAFALVLGLGAVKTSLRFSALLGVDPVDGKSEGEQTNPPVLKHEPQSLSPKMPILVVGSGLGSRSRYPGLPSCAPHGVNHASFYKECVPPFCYTVATNYGHADMLDDHTPGLRGMASYCLCVNGDRREPMRKFVGGIMVAFLKAYLLNDDELLEKITEKPHNKPVDFTIELKKSVAELVA, via the exons ATGAGGAAATACAAAACAGATAAGGTATTTATGGAACCCATATGCCCCGAAAAGGTCTGGTTCCTTTGTGACAGCAACCAAAGAGAACGGGAGAAGGGCAGGGacatgtcttcttcttcttcccctgcTTCTGTTGCTGCTGATGCTGATAGAGTTTTCGAACGGGGGAAGCATGGAGTAGCAGTTCTAGACATCAAGCCAGGCTCCATTTCTACCCATTCTCCATTACCACATAAACCTCTATTGGTTTTTCACCCAAGAGAGGAAGGGGAGTACCCAgttctccttttccttcatgGCTACCTTCTCTATAACTCCTTCTACTCCCAACTCCTCTCCCATATCGCCTCCCACGCCTTCATCATCGTCGCCCCTCAG CTATACACGTTTGCTCTAGCTGATTGCATGCAAGAGATCAAGAATGCAGCCATGGTAGCAGACTGGATCCCAGCTGGCCTACAAAGTTATCTTCCGACTTATGTGCGGCCGGATCTGAACAGGATTGGTCTTGCAGGGCATAGCCGGGGAGGCAAGGTTGCCTTTGCACTTGTACTGGGCCTAGGCGCGGTCAAGACCTCGCTGAGGTTCTCTGCGCTGCTGGGTGTGGACCCAGTTGATGGAAAGTCCGAAGGAGAGCAGACAAACCCGCCAGTACTAAAACACGAGCCCCAGTCTTTATCCCCCAAGATGCCGATCTTGGTCGTCGGCTCCGGCCTCGGCAGCCGGAGCCGGTACCCAGGCCTCCCTTCCTGTGCGCCTCATGGGGTTAATCATGCAAGTTTCTATAAAGAGTGTGTACCTCCTTTTTGTTACACAGTAGCCACTAACTATGGTCATGCAGACATGTTAGATGATCATACTCCAGGTCTTAGGGGTATGGCGTCCTATTGTTTGTGCGTAAATGGGGACAGAAGAGAGCCCATGAGGAAATTTGTAGGAGGAATTATGGTGGCATTTCTAAAGGCTTATCTGTTAAATGATGATGAACTTTTGGAGAAGATAACTGAGAAGCCTCATAACAAACCGGTGGACTTCACTATTGAGCTTAAGAAAAGCGTAGCGGAATTGGTGGCTTAG
- the LOC116248862 gene encoding chlorophyllase-2-like produces MAFPFKIPCTVSCCTMLLLTASLWWLLRKSVHSMATDVFVQGKYQVADIVVAGEDPLSPPKPLLIVHPTEEGLYPTLVFLHGFSLQNSMYRQLLHHVASHGFTVVAPQLDNILRSDWMEDIKSVAATVDWLPVGLQPKLPEEVLPDLTRLAIAGHSWGGKLSFALSLGIDAKPRLTFSALLGIEPSDGTAPGVQIDPPVLTFVPDSLDPKVPVLVVGAALSSVKREPELPACAPEGVNHEEFFKECVAPVFYAVARDYGHVDMLDESVPVTVCAGGDNREALRRFVGGIMVAFLKAYLILDAHDLNKIFEMPDRVSPVVLSTVEMKKN; encoded by the exons ATGGCTTTCCCCTTCAAAATTCCATGTACAGTCAGTTGCTGCACCATGTTGCTTCTCACGGCTTCACTGTGGTGGCTCCTCAG GAAAAGTGTCCACAGCATGGCTACTGATGTATTCGTGCAAGGGAAGTACCAGGTCGCGGATATCGTTGTAGCCGGTGAGGATCCTCTGTCTCCGCCCAAACCGCTTCTGATTGTTCATCCCACTGAAGAAGGCCTGTACCCAACTTTGGTCTTCCTGCATGGCTTTTCCCTTCAAAATTCCATGTACAGACAGTTGCTGCACCATGTTGCTTCTCATGGCTTCACTGTGGTGGCTCCTCAG CTGGACAATATTCTAAGATCTGATTGGATGGAAGACATCAAGTCAGTAGCAGCCACAGTGGACTGGTTACCAGTTGGTTTGCAGCCAAAGCTGCCAGAGGAAGTGCTGCCGGACCTCACCAGGCTAGCCATTGCCGGCCACAGCTGGGGAGGGAAACTATCCTTTGCCCTTTCACTGGGTATAGACGCCAAGCCCAGGCTGACCTTCTCGGCGCTGCTGGGCATAGAGCCAAGCGATGGAACAGCACCGGGCGTCCAGATCGACCCACCAGTCCTGACCTTCGTCCCGGACTCCCTCGACCCCAAGGTGCCGGTCTTGGTGGTGGGCGCAGCCCTCAGCAGTGTGAAGAGGGAACCGGAGCTTCCTGCCTGTGCGCCGGAGGGCGTCAACCATGAAGAGTTCTTCAAAGAGTGTGTGGCACCAGTCTTCTACGCCGTGGCTAGGGACTACGGCCATGTGGACATGTTGGATGAATCTGTCCCTGTTACAGTCTGCGCGGGTGGGGATAACAGAGAGGCCTTGAGGAGGTTCGTTGGTGGCATCATGGTTGCGTTTTTGAAGGCCTATTTGATCCTTGACGCCCACGATCTTAACAAGATTTTTGAGATGCCAGATCGAGTTTCTCCTGTGGTACTATCAACAGttgaaatgaagaagaattaA
- the LOC116247974 gene encoding uncharacterized protein LOC116247974, with protein sequence MAAKGWWKAAWTPGIGRILLLSAVILILVAAAAATVVVDNRRRPPGVALMVKTDQHQIQRLIEEWRVQGREESQTWQPSLLPHRGSGSGSGGGGGSRDFKSKKRQLIGSWPPTCRAKCGGCAPCQAVHVPIQPGRSSPLEYYPEAWRCKCRNKLFLP encoded by the exons ATGGCTGCAAAAGGATGGTGGAAGGCCGCCTGGACACCGGGCATCGGGCGGATCCTTCTCCTCTCAGCTGTGATCCTGATCCTAGTTGctgcggcggcggcgacggtgGTGGTGGACAATAGAAGACGGCCTCCCG GTGTTGCATTAATGGTGAAAACTGACCAGCATCAAATTCAGAGACTAATCGAAGAG TGGAGAGTGCAGGGCCGGGAGGAGTCCCAGACGTGGCAGCCTTCTTTGCTGCCCCACCGcggcagtggcagcggcagcggtggtggtggcggcagtAGAGATTTCAAGAGCAAGAAGAGACAATTGATCGGGTCATGGCCGCCCACATGTAGAGCCAAGTGCGGTGGGTGCGCGCCTTGCCAGGCGGTCCATGTCCCAATCCAACCAGGCCGGAGCAGCCCACTTGAGTACTACCCGGAGGCTTGGAGGTGCAAGTGTAGGAACAAGCTCTTCCTGCCCTAG
- the LOC116246306 gene encoding chlorophyllase-2-like — MAGLGGVFLLGKHKVGTKEIEAANSVLVSPPKPLLIAYPCEEGRYPTMVFLHGFLLQNHFYEKVLYHVASHGFIVVAPQLYKIAGPDCTEEIRSAAATVDWLPAGLQAKLPKGVQPDFTRLALAGHSRGGKVAFALSLGLEAKARLTFSALLAIDPVDGTAPGSQVDPPVLTYVPDSLDPKAPVLVVGTGLGTEKKDLVLPACAPEGVNHEEFFRDCMAPAFHAVAKNYGHMDMLDDNELVEGVARCLCESGNDREPMRRFVGGIMVAFSKAYLLKENDDLKQILEMPDKVSPVVLTNVELKEN, encoded by the exons ATGGCTGGGCTTGGTGGCGTGTTTTTGCTAGGGAAACACAAGGTTGGGACGAAGGAGATCGAAGCGGCCAATTCGGTCCTTGTGTCTCCTCCCAAGCCACTTCTGATTGCTTATCCGTGTGAAGAAGGCCGATACCCAACGATGGTTTTCCTTCATGGCTTTCTCCTTCAAAATCATTTCTACGAGAAAGTGCTTTATCATGTCGCTTCTCACGGCTTCATCGTGGTGGCACCACAG CTCTACAAAATTGCAGGACCTGATTGCACTGAAGAGATCAGGTCAGCAGCAGCCACAGTTGACTGGTTACCAGCAGGACTGCAGGCCAAACTACCAAAGGGGGTGCAGCCGGACTTCACAAGGCTTGCACTCGCCGGCCACAGCCGGGGAGGGAAGGTAGCCTTTGCCCTTTCACTGGGCCTAGAAGCCAAGGCCAGGCTGACCTTCTCTGCCCTGCTGGCCATAGACCCGGTCGATGGAACTGCCCCTGGTAGTCAAGTCGACCCACCGGTGCTGACCTACGTTCCGGACTCGCTAGACCCCAAGGCGCCCGTCTTGGTGGTCGGCACAGGCCTCGGCACTGAAAAGAAGGACCTTGTGCTCCCTGCCTGTGCTCCGGAGGGCGTCAACCATGAAGAGTTCTTCAGAGACTGCATGGCACCGGCTTTTCATGCCGTGGCTAAGAACTACGGTCATATGGACATGCTGGACGACAACGAACTGGTGGAGGGGGTTGCTCGTTGCCTGTGCGAGAGTGGGAATGACAGAGAGCCCATGAGGAGGTTCGTTGGTGGCATCATGGTTGCCTTCTCGAAGGCCTATTTGTTGAAGGAAAATGATGATCTGAAGCAGATTCTTGAGATGCCTGATAAAGTTTCGCCGGTGGTTCTGACAAATGTTGAACTTAAAGAGAATTGA